One genomic segment of Thunnus albacares chromosome 18, fThuAlb1.1, whole genome shotgun sequence includes these proteins:
- the lyz gene encoding lysozyme C isoform X1, which produces MKTLVFLLLVTLANARVYQKCEWARVLKSNGMDGHHGISLANWVCLTEHESRFNTRATNRNRDGSTDYGIFQINSRYWCDDGNTPRASNGCGIRCSALLSDDVRTAITCAKRVVKDPNGITAWVAWSRYCQNHDLRSFNHTWNQDAVINMIQFSYLKLHWI; this is translated from the exons ATGAAGACTCTGGTGTTCTTGCTCTTGGTGACTTTGGCCAACGCTAGAGTCTATCAGAAATGTGAATGGGCCCGAGTGCTGAAGAGCAATGGCATGGACGGTCACCACGGCATCAGCCTGGCAAACT GGGTTTGTCTGACCGAGCATGAGTCAAGGTTCAACACCCGAGCCACCAACCGCAACAGAGACGGATCCACTGACTATGGCATCTTCCAGATCAACAGCCGCTACTGGTGTGACGACGGCAACACCCCCCGCGCATCAAATGGCTGCGGCATCAGATGCAGTG cactTCTGTCAGATGATGTACGCACGGCGATCACTTGTGCCAAACGTGTCGTTAAGGACCCCAACGGCATTACAGCCTG GGTGGCCTGGAGCAGATACTGCCAGAACCATGACCTACGCTCCTTTAATCACACATGGAACCAGGATGCTGTCATCAATATGATACAATTCTCTTATCTTAAACTGCATTGGATTTAA
- the lyz gene encoding lysozyme C isoform X2, with protein sequence MKTLVFLLLVTLANARVYQKCEWARVLKSNGMDGHHGISLANWVCLTEHESRFNTRATNRNRDGSTDYGIFQINSRYWCDDGNTPRASNGCGIRCSALLSDDVRTAITCAKRVVKDPNGITAWVAWSRHCQNRDLRSYLSECRL encoded by the exons ATGAAGACTCTGGTGTTCTTGCTCTTGGTGACTTTGGCCAACGCTAGAGTCTATCAGAAATGTGAATGGGCCCGAGTGCTGAAGAGCAATGGCATGGACGGTCACCACGGCATCAGCCTGGCAAACT GGGTTTGTCTGACCGAGCATGAGTCAAGGTTCAACACCCGAGCCACCAACCGCAACAGAGACGGATCCACTGACTATGGCATCTTCCAGATCAACAGCCGCTACTGGTGTGACGACGGCAACACCCCCCGCGCATCAAATGGCTGCGGCATCAGATGCAGTG cactTCTGTCAGATGATGTACGCACGGCGATCACTTGTGCCAAACGTGTCGTTAAGGACCCCAACGGCATTACAGCCTG GGTGGCCTGGAGCAGACACTGCCAGAACCGCGACCTACGCTCATATTTGTCAGAATGTCGTCTTTAA